The following proteins come from a genomic window of Kitasatospora sp. NBC_01246:
- a CDS encoding spermidine synthase: MSIALPARDDQEAVVTLDRREGPFGEVVLRRRGRHFEIIANGCFLMDTADGRSERLLIQAALDELDRTGPAVERPSVLIGGLGVGFSLAYAVAEARWGRIAIVERENAIIDWHRSGPLGAFSGGALEDERVAVLHTDLLEYLAAADGERYDALCLDIDNGPDWTVTDSNAGLYGADGLAVLWHRLRPGGVLAVWSAQPSPDFEEALRAAGFSDVVTHEIEVARGVPDVVHLARRAD, encoded by the coding sequence ATGTCCATCGCACTGCCCGCACGGGACGACCAGGAGGCAGTCGTCACCCTCGACCGGCGGGAGGGCCCGTTCGGCGAGGTGGTGCTGCGTCGGCGCGGACGGCACTTCGAGATCATCGCGAACGGCTGCTTCCTGATGGACACCGCCGACGGCCGCTCCGAGCGGTTGCTGATCCAGGCGGCGCTGGACGAGCTGGACCGCACCGGCCCCGCGGTGGAGCGCCCCTCGGTGCTGATCGGCGGGCTCGGCGTCGGATTCTCGCTGGCGTACGCGGTGGCCGAGGCGCGCTGGGGCCGGATCGCGATCGTCGAGCGCGAGAACGCGATCATCGACTGGCACCGGAGTGGCCCGCTGGGTGCCTTCTCCGGCGGCGCGCTGGAGGACGAGCGGGTGGCGGTGCTCCACACCGACCTGCTGGAGTACCTGGCGGCGGCGGACGGCGAGCGCTACGACGCGCTCTGCCTGGACATCGACAACGGCCCGGACTGGACGGTCACCGACTCCAACGCCGGGCTCTACGGCGCCGACGGGCTGGCCGTGCTCTGGCACCGGCTGCGGCCGGGCGGGGTGCTGGCGGTCTGGAGCGCGCAGCCCTCCCCGGACTTCGAGGAGGCGCTGCGCGCGGCGGGCTTCTCGGACGTGGTCACCCACGAGATCGAGGTCGCCCGGGGAGTGCCGGACGTGGTGCACCTGGCCCGGCGCGCCGACTGA
- a CDS encoding NUDIX hydrolase: MTNPADELLDVVDEHDRVIGTAPRGEVYRRGLTHRCVFILVRDRTGRIFVHRRTDTKLFAPGFHDMFVGGVVGAGETYASAAVREAEEELGVSGIEPRPLFKFLFRQEGLSWWCDLYEARWDGPVAPQESEVAWHAWLTPEELDARLAADAFVPDGLEAYRRYRERHPAR; this comes from the coding sequence ATGACCAACCCTGCGGATGAACTGCTGGACGTCGTCGACGAGCACGACCGGGTGATCGGGACCGCCCCGCGCGGGGAGGTGTACCGGCGGGGGCTGACCCACCGCTGCGTGTTCATCCTGGTCCGCGACCGGACCGGGCGGATCTTCGTGCACCGGCGGACCGACACCAAGCTGTTCGCGCCCGGCTTCCACGACATGTTCGTCGGCGGCGTGGTCGGCGCCGGCGAGACGTACGCGAGCGCCGCCGTCCGCGAGGCCGAGGAGGAGCTCGGCGTCAGCGGGATCGAGCCGCGCCCGCTGTTCAAGTTCCTCTTCCGGCAGGAGGGGCTCTCCTGGTGGTGCGACCTGTACGAGGCGCGCTGGGACGGCCCGGTCGCGCCGCAGGAGTCCGAGGTCGCCTGGCACGCCTGGCTGACCCCGGAGGAGCTGGACGCCCGGCTGGCGGCCGACGCGTTCGTGCCGGACGGCCTGGAGGCGTACCGCCGCTACCGGGAGCGGCACCCGGCGCGGTAG
- a CDS encoding serine hydrolase domain-containing protein, whose protein sequence is MTEIWGETAEGFEPVREAFSRNFQEYGELGAAFALYVRGRKVVDLWGGDARPEVGGRPAPAVPWTADTAQVLRSVTKGLTATTALLLAERGQLDLDAPVVSYWPEFGAAGKGGVPVRWLLSHQAGVPALDVPLRLEDVLTWERAVAAVAAQAPAWEPGTAHGYHPYTFGWLVGEVVRRVSGRTVGQYFAEEIARPLGLDLWIGLPAGAAPRVGRLVDLPAPEAARTGPSGLRLRPKQVVRDAYQDPASLTARAFASVRPGVDLNDPAVQAAEIPGAGGIGTARALARFYAALVGAADREGGAPGTVPAPLLGPEVLARAAGPVVSGPDRVLIVNSTFGLGFFRHGPTALMASPTSFGHPGRGGSLGFADPELGLGFGYVTNGMQPGVTGDVRSRRLIHAVRGCLGLS, encoded by the coding sequence GTGACGGAGATCTGGGGCGAGACGGCCGAGGGCTTCGAGCCCGTACGGGAGGCCTTCTCGCGCAACTTCCAGGAGTACGGCGAGCTCGGCGCGGCGTTCGCGCTGTACGTGCGCGGGCGCAAGGTGGTCGACCTGTGGGGCGGCGACGCCCGGCCCGAGGTCGGTGGCCGGCCCGCGCCGGCCGTGCCGTGGACGGCGGACACCGCGCAGGTGCTGCGCTCGGTCACCAAGGGCCTGACCGCGACCACGGCGCTGCTGCTCGCCGAGCGCGGGCAGCTCGACCTGGACGCGCCGGTGGTCTCGTACTGGCCGGAGTTCGGCGCGGCGGGCAAGGGCGGGGTGCCGGTGCGCTGGCTGCTCTCGCACCAGGCCGGGGTGCCGGCGCTGGACGTGCCGCTGCGGCTGGAGGACGTGCTCACCTGGGAGCGGGCGGTCGCGGCCGTGGCCGCGCAGGCGCCGGCCTGGGAGCCCGGCACCGCGCACGGCTACCACCCGTACACCTTCGGCTGGCTGGTCGGCGAGGTGGTCCGCCGGGTCAGCGGGCGCACGGTCGGCCAGTACTTCGCCGAGGAGATCGCCCGGCCGCTCGGCCTCGACCTGTGGATCGGGCTGCCGGCCGGCGCCGCGCCGCGGGTCGGCCGGCTGGTGGACCTCCCCGCCCCGGAGGCCGCCCGGACCGGCCCGAGCGGGCTGCGGCTGCGCCCCAAGCAGGTGGTCCGGGACGCCTACCAGGACCCGGCCTCGCTGACCGCCCGGGCGTTCGCCTCGGTGCGGCCCGGGGTGGACCTCAACGACCCGGCGGTGCAGGCCGCCGAGATCCCCGGGGCGGGCGGGATCGGCACCGCGCGGGCGCTGGCCCGGTTCTACGCGGCGCTCGTCGGCGCGGCCGACCGGGAGGGCGGGGCGCCGGGCACGGTGCCGGCACCGTTGCTGGGGCCGGAGGTACTGGCCCGCGCGGCCGGGCCGGTGGTCAGCGGGCCGGACCGGGTACTGATCGTCAACTCGACGTTCGGCCTCGGCTTCTTCCGGCACGGCCCGACCGCGCTGATGGCCTCGCCGACGAGCTTCGGCCACCCGGGCCGGGGCGGCTCGCTCGGCTTCGCCGACCCGGAGCTCGGCCTCGGGTTCGGCTACGTCACCAACGGCATGCAGCCCGGGGTGACGGGAGACGTCCGCTCCCGCCGGCTGATCCACGCGGTGCGCGGCTGCCTCGGGCTGTCCTGA
- a CDS encoding LysR family transcriptional regulator — protein sequence MEPVFDSRHIRTFHEVVRAGSYSAAARELGYTQPAITQQMKALERSVGVPLFTRAGRGLRLTEAGEALARHAELILGSLAAAQQQLGALARLRAGRVRVCAFPSANATLIPQAMARLLAEHPGVRVELLEAEPPDSVQRLLRGECDIALSFRYPGVAAELPPELDEIPLMEDLLTVLLPVGHPLGRRHAVRLADLDGERWIAGCPRCRANLLHVCAEEGFAPDIVFSTDDNLAVQSLVAAGVGIALMPALVLSFMCHRKVTGRAVEPHLRRQVSAYVLREHRRIPATALVLDQLRSAAASRVGC from the coding sequence GTGGAGCCGGTATTCGACTCGCGGCACATCAGGACCTTCCACGAGGTCGTCCGGGCCGGCTCCTACTCGGCCGCCGCCCGCGAACTCGGCTACACCCAGCCCGCCATCACCCAGCAGATGAAGGCACTGGAACGGTCCGTCGGAGTGCCGCTGTTCACCCGGGCCGGGCGCGGGCTGCGCCTCACCGAGGCCGGTGAGGCACTGGCCCGGCACGCCGAACTGATCCTCGGCAGTCTCGCCGCGGCCCAGCAGCAACTCGGCGCGCTCGCCCGGTTGCGCGCCGGGAGGGTCCGGGTCTGCGCGTTCCCGAGCGCCAACGCGACCCTGATACCCCAGGCGATGGCCCGGCTGCTCGCCGAGCACCCCGGGGTCCGGGTCGAACTGCTGGAGGCCGAACCGCCCGACTCCGTGCAGCGGCTGCTGCGCGGCGAGTGCGACATCGCGCTCTCCTTCCGCTACCCGGGCGTCGCCGCCGAGCTGCCGCCCGAGCTGGACGAGATCCCGCTGATGGAGGACCTGCTCACGGTGCTGCTGCCGGTCGGCCACCCGCTGGGCCGCCGGCACGCCGTCCGGCTGGCCGACCTCGACGGCGAGCGCTGGATCGCCGGGTGTCCGCGCTGCCGGGCCAACCTGCTGCACGTCTGCGCCGAGGAGGGCTTCGCACCCGACATCGTCTTCTCCACCGACGACAACCTGGCGGTGCAGAGCCTGGTCGCCGCCGGGGTCGGGATCGCGCTGATGCCCGCGCTGGTGCTCTCCTTCATGTGCCACCGCAAGGTCACCGGGCGCGCCGTCGAGCCGCACCTGCGGCGCCAGGTGAGCGCGTACGTGCTCCGCGAGCACCGCCGGATCCCGGCCACCGCGCTGGTGCTGGACCAGTTGCGGTCCGCGGCGGCCTCGCGGGTGGGCTGCTGA
- a CDS encoding SHOCT domain-containing protein, which yields MIRSLGPIRPVRVQRPVGAPLVRGPVLGAAAGRPPGGPVAEGAVSVNEPVKEPADGAAGAPAVGPQIADMLFDLGRLTRQGLLTPEEFATAKARLLGG from the coding sequence GTGATCCGATCCCTTGGGCCGATCCGGCCGGTGCGGGTGCAGCGGCCGGTGGGCGCGCCGCTGGTGCGCGGACCGGTGCTGGGCGCCGCGGCGGGCCGGCCGCCGGGCGGGCCGGTGGCCGAGGGCGCCGTATCGGTGAACGAGCCGGTGAAGGAGCCGGCGGACGGAGCGGCGGGTGCTCCGGCGGTCGGGCCGCAGATCGCGGACATGCTTTTCGACCTGGGCCGGCTGACCCGGCAGGGCCTGCTCACCCCCGAGGAGTTCGCGACCGCGAAGGCGCGGCTGCTCGGCGGGTGA
- a CDS encoding cysteine dioxygenase family protein, translated as MTPSATVGSDRLTERMTALVGEIRAVVDRGLPPELTAYLVGERLAPHLGDAGLLTEAQREGDPDRYRQHVLHAEADGGFSVVALVWLPGQETPIHDHVSWCVAGVHQGKESETRYRLVSDGRTAHLVETEHVVGPAGTVAAFAPPGDIHLVRNACSSTAISIHVYGADVSRLGTSIRRVYRLPADGRR; from the coding sequence ATGACACCCTCCGCCACGGTCGGCAGCGACCGGCTCACCGAGCGCATGACCGCCCTGGTCGGCGAGATCCGCGCGGTCGTGGACCGCGGCCTGCCGCCGGAACTCACCGCCTACCTGGTCGGTGAGCGACTCGCCCCGCACCTGGGGGACGCCGGCCTGCTCACCGAGGCGCAGCGCGAGGGGGATCCCGACCGCTACCGCCAGCACGTCCTGCACGCCGAGGCCGACGGCGGGTTCTCGGTCGTCGCGCTGGTCTGGCTGCCCGGCCAGGAGACCCCGATCCACGACCACGTCTCCTGGTGCGTGGCCGGCGTCCACCAGGGCAAGGAGAGCGAGACCCGCTATCGGCTGGTGTCCGACGGACGCACCGCCCACCTGGTGGAGACCGAGCACGTGGTCGGCCCGGCCGGCACCGTCGCCGCCTTCGCCCCGCCCGGCGACATCCACCTGGTGCGCAACGCCTGCTCCTCCACGGCCATCTCGATCCACGTCTACGGCGCCGACGTCTCCCGGCTGGGCACCAGCATCCGGCGCGTCTACCGGCTGCCCGCCGACGGGCGGCGGTGA
- a CDS encoding amino acid ABC transporter permease, with product MTVESSALYDIPGPKALARHRLYGLIALVAIAALIGWIVYMLFHTEQFTYQKWTAFEYEGVQDLLLRGLGNTLKAFGWTVLFALPFGALFAAGRLSDHRAVRWLSTLVVEFFRAMPVLVMIFFIFVALKVEPLWALVAGLVLYNGSVLAEVFRAGVLAVPAGQREAAYALGMRKTQVMSYVLVPQANRAMLPAIISQLVVALKDTSLGFLITYEEFLHAGKLIATNLDYDLPFIPVVMVISPIYIGMCLALSWLARWVEARTRRSPSTQGGAPVAEAGLVLGLPPEE from the coding sequence CCTCGGCGCTCTACGACATCCCCGGCCCCAAGGCGCTGGCCCGGCACCGGCTGTACGGGCTGATCGCGCTGGTCGCGATCGCCGCGCTGATCGGGTGGATCGTCTACATGCTGTTCCACACCGAGCAGTTCACGTACCAGAAGTGGACGGCCTTCGAGTACGAGGGCGTGCAGGACCTGCTGCTGCGCGGGCTGGGGAACACGCTCAAGGCCTTCGGATGGACGGTGCTGTTCGCGCTGCCGTTCGGCGCGCTGTTCGCGGCCGGGCGGCTCTCCGACCACCGGGCGGTGCGCTGGCTCTCCACCCTGGTGGTGGAGTTCTTCCGAGCCATGCCGGTGCTGGTGATGATCTTCTTCATCTTCGTCGCGCTCAAGGTGGAACCGCTCTGGGCGCTGGTGGCCGGTCTGGTGCTGTACAACGGCTCGGTGCTGGCCGAGGTGTTCCGGGCCGGTGTGCTCGCGGTGCCCGCCGGGCAGCGCGAGGCGGCGTACGCGCTGGGCATGCGCAAGACCCAGGTGATGTCCTACGTGCTGGTGCCGCAGGCCAACCGGGCGATGCTGCCGGCCATCATCAGCCAGCTGGTGGTGGCGCTCAAGGACACCTCGCTGGGCTTCCTGATCACCTACGAGGAGTTCCTGCACGCGGGCAAGCTGATCGCCACCAACCTCGACTACGACCTGCCGTTCATCCCCGTGGTGATGGTGATCTCGCCGATCTACATCGGGATGTGCCTGGCGCTCTCCTGGCTGGCCCGGTGGGTCGAGGCCCGTACCCGGCGCAGTCCGAGCACCCAGGGCGGCGCACCGGTCGCCGAGGCCGGACTGGTGCTGGGGCTGCCCCCGGAGGAGTAG
- a CDS encoding TetR/AcrR family transcriptional regulator produces MASRTPSAAPTSPRTARSSGRAAGRTGAPDGATPDLAAPGGTAAGAPAGKGGERPRRRLSVDERREQLIAVALDLFSRRPPEEVSIDDIAAAAGASRPLVYHYFPGKQALYEESLRRAGRELAGRFEEPADGPLSERLYRVMGRYLDFVQSHGPGFAALLRGGSVAASAGTSAVIDEVRRAAHDQILSHLAVPSPSPGLRLTVRAWIANAEITSLEWLGERSVPLEELQLHLVQEFVAALTLTAAREPALAAELAGFFAAERPAGPAGRLVRELAGLFAVPGIADAVAALAVEPAN; encoded by the coding sequence ATGGCTTCCCGTACGCCGTCGGCGGCGCCCACGTCCCCGCGCACCGCCCGGAGCAGCGGCCGGGCCGCCGGCCGCACCGGCGCCCCGGACGGCGCGACCCCGGACCTCGCGGCACCCGGCGGCACCGCCGCCGGCGCACCGGCCGGAAAGGGCGGCGAGCGCCCGCGCCGGCGGCTCAGCGTGGACGAGCGGCGCGAGCAGCTGATCGCCGTCGCCCTGGACCTCTTCAGCCGGCGCCCGCCCGAGGAGGTGTCGATCGACGACATCGCGGCCGCCGCGGGCGCCTCCCGCCCGCTGGTCTACCACTACTTCCCCGGCAAGCAGGCGCTGTACGAGGAGTCGCTGCGCCGGGCCGGCCGCGAGCTGGCCGGCCGCTTCGAGGAGCCCGCCGACGGCCCGCTCTCCGAGCGGCTGTACCGGGTGATGGGCCGCTACCTGGACTTCGTGCAGAGCCACGGTCCCGGCTTCGCCGCGCTGCTGCGCGGCGGCTCGGTGGCGGCCAGCGCCGGGACGTCGGCGGTGATCGACGAAGTCCGGCGGGCCGCGCACGACCAGATCCTGAGCCACCTGGCGGTCCCCTCGCCGAGTCCGGGCCTGCGGCTGACCGTCCGCGCCTGGATCGCCAACGCCGAGATCACCTCGCTGGAGTGGCTGGGCGAGCGCTCGGTGCCGCTGGAGGAGCTCCAGCTGCACCTGGTCCAGGAGTTCGTCGCGGCCCTGACGCTGACCGCCGCCCGGGAGCCCGCGCTGGCCGCCGAACTCGCCGGCTTCTTCGCCGCCGAGCGCCCCGCCGGCCCGGCCGGGCGGCTGGTGCGCGAACTCGCGGGCCTGTTCGCCGTTCCCGGCATCGCGGACGCGGTCGCCGCGCTGGCGGTCGAGCCCGCGAACTGA
- a CDS encoding DUF6325 family protein: protein MGPAELLVLAFPRQTITVEAATVLGKLRTGGDIRVVDSLVVTRHVDGEATYGELADYEDLRGIVPDGHADLPLIGPEDAQEAAELLVPGTVALLVLIEHVWAREAAEALSAVGGRIASGVRIPPEHIDEAVRAAEAHRAAGK from the coding sequence ATGGGTCCGGCCGAACTGCTCGTCCTGGCGTTCCCCCGGCAGACCATCACCGTCGAGGCGGCCACCGTGCTCGGCAAGCTGCGCACCGGGGGCGACATCCGGGTGGTCGACTCGCTGGTGGTCACCCGGCACGTGGACGGGGAGGCGACGTACGGCGAACTCGCCGACTACGAGGACCTGCGCGGCATCGTCCCGGACGGGCACGCCGACCTGCCGCTGATCGGGCCGGAGGACGCCCAGGAGGCGGCCGAACTGCTGGTGCCGGGCACGGTGGCGCTGCTGGTGCTGATCGAGCACGTCTGGGCGCGGGAGGCCGCCGAGGCCCTGAGCGCCGTCGGCGGGCGGATCGCCTCGGGCGTCCGGATCCCGCCCGAGCACATCGACGAGGCCGTCCGCGCCGCCGAGGCGCACCGCGCGGCCGGGAAGTGA
- a CDS encoding YeiH family protein: protein MTLRDRPVRTRALPPLGGDVPGLLLAALGVAAALAIHQAVPAVPKLTAAVVLGMAAAHLPGLRPVVRGVARPGLSTAGKRLMRLGIVLLGLKLGLDDVLGLGWATVAMVVAVVAATFAGTVWLGRRLGLPGDQPLLVATGYSICGASAIGAVSQAAGSEEEDVAASVALVTLCGTLAIAVLPLLHQPLGLDDAGFGRWVGASVHDVGQVVATAQTGGAGALREAVLVKLMRVVLLAPLVAGVAVAMRRARRGTPGATGKRPPIVPLFVAGFLAMIALRTTGVLPDRALTLAGDAQELLLAAALFGLGSAVHLPTMLRTGGRIALLGLASWVMVAGVSYAGVLITT, encoded by the coding sequence CTGACCCTCCGGGACCGGCCCGTCCGCACCCGCGCACTGCCCCCGCTCGGCGGCGACGTCCCCGGGCTGCTGCTCGCCGCCCTCGGCGTGGCCGCCGCGCTCGCGATCCACCAGGCCGTGCCCGCCGTGCCCAAGCTCACCGCCGCCGTGGTGCTCGGCATGGCCGCTGCCCACCTGCCCGGGCTGCGCCCGGTGGTCCGCGGGGTGGCCCGGCCGGGCCTCTCGACGGCCGGGAAGCGGCTGATGCGGCTCGGCATCGTGCTGCTCGGCCTCAAGCTCGGCCTGGACGACGTGCTCGGCCTCGGCTGGGCCACCGTCGCCATGGTGGTCGCCGTGGTGGCCGCCACCTTCGCCGGGACCGTCTGGCTCGGTCGCCGGCTCGGCCTGCCGGGCGACCAGCCGCTGCTCGTCGCCACCGGGTACTCGATCTGCGGGGCCTCGGCGATCGGCGCGGTCAGCCAGGCCGCCGGCAGCGAGGAGGAGGACGTCGCCGCCTCCGTCGCGCTGGTCACCCTCTGCGGCACCCTGGCCATCGCCGTCCTCCCGCTGCTCCACCAGCCGCTCGGCCTGGACGACGCCGGGTTCGGGCGCTGGGTCGGCGCCAGCGTGCACGACGTCGGGCAGGTGGTCGCCACCGCGCAGACCGGCGGGGCGGGTGCGCTGCGCGAGGCCGTCCTGGTCAAGCTGATGCGGGTGGTGCTGCTGGCGCCACTGGTCGCCGGGGTCGCCGTCGCGATGCGGCGGGCGCGCCGGGGCACCCCCGGGGCCACCGGCAAGCGGCCGCCGATCGTGCCGCTCTTCGTGGCCGGGTTCCTCGCGATGATCGCGCTGCGGACCACCGGCGTGCTGCCCGACCGGGCGCTCACGCTGGCCGGGGACGCGCAGGAGCTGCTGCTGGCGGCCGCGCTGTTCGGCCTCGGCAGCGCCGTGCACCTGCCGACCATGCTGCGCACCGGCGGGCGGATCGCCCTGCTGGGGCTGGCCTCCTGGGTGATGGTCGCCGGCGTCAGCTACGCGGGGGTGCTGATCACGACGTGA
- a CDS encoding glycosyl hydrolase family 18 protein yields the protein MRRRRIKLPLLAAGALIVPLLAVSLPSTAAHAAGSATATFTKGSDWSTGYEGSYTITNGSSATLPSWTLEFDLPAANTVASLWNASYTTASSHVTVKNPSWAGNLPPGGTYNFGFNIAYSGAYKPLLNCKLNGQPCDGAGGDQSAPTVPGGLQAGTTTQTTVDLAWTASTDNVGVTGYDVFQGATKVATTDGATTAVTVQGLTAGTAYQFTVQALDAAGNRSAAAGPVTATTKPPTDPDRQAPTTPGTPLVTGSDANSVSLTWGASTDNTGVTAYDVYNGTALAATVTGTSATVGNLAPDTSYTFTVKARDAAGNVSPASNAVTGKTQPGGSNPGALKIGYFTQWSIYARGYSVKQLDTSGSAGRLTTLNYAFANIHPTTKQCFITNKAAGPDNDPNAGDGAGDAWADFGKGWDAGSSVAGTTDTWDQKLAGNFNQLKQLKAKYPNLKIQISLGGWSYSKWFSDAAATDASRKALVSSCIDMYIKGNLPVIDGRGGPGSAAGIFDGIDLDWEWPASGGHDGNIFRPTDKANYTLLAQEFRRQLDALGATTAKHYTLSAFLPADPAKVTAGIDVPGLFGAFDFATIQGYDYHGGWEMSTNQQSAIKLAAGDPSTPDRQFSSEIAINAYLNGGAPKSKLTLGIPFYGRGWTGVPRGTTNGLFQTATGPGPGTYEAGFEDYKKLKQMATGGGYTIYRDPVAGHAYIYNGTVLYTYDDPIEIARKTAWIKSQGLAGAMVWAFDGDTPNGELMAAVDNGLK from the coding sequence ATGCGCCGACGTCGGATCAAGCTGCCGCTGCTGGCGGCCGGGGCCCTGATCGTCCCGCTGCTCGCCGTCTCCCTGCCCAGCACCGCCGCCCACGCCGCCGGGTCCGCCACCGCGACGTTCACCAAGGGCAGCGACTGGAGCACCGGCTACGAGGGCAGCTACACCATCACCAACGGCTCCAGCGCAACCCTGCCCAGCTGGACCCTGGAGTTCGACCTGCCGGCCGCCAACACGGTCGCCTCGCTCTGGAACGCGAGCTACACCACGGCGAGTTCGCACGTCACGGTCAAGAACCCCAGCTGGGCCGGCAACCTGCCGCCGGGCGGCACGTACAACTTCGGCTTCAACATCGCCTACTCGGGCGCCTACAAGCCGCTGCTCAACTGCAAGCTGAACGGCCAGCCCTGCGACGGCGCCGGCGGGGACCAGAGCGCGCCGACCGTGCCCGGCGGCCTCCAGGCCGGCACCACCACCCAGACCACCGTCGACCTCGCCTGGACGGCGAGCACCGACAACGTCGGGGTCACCGGCTACGACGTGTTCCAGGGCGCCACCAAGGTCGCCACCACGGACGGCGCCACCACGGCGGTCACCGTCCAGGGCCTGACCGCCGGCACCGCCTACCAGTTCACCGTCCAGGCCTTGGACGCCGCGGGCAACCGCTCGGCCGCCGCCGGCCCGGTCACCGCCACCACCAAGCCGCCGACCGACCCGGACCGCCAGGCACCGACCACCCCCGGCACCCCGCTGGTCACCGGCTCGGACGCCAACAGCGTCTCGCTCACCTGGGGCGCCAGCACCGACAACACCGGGGTCACCGCCTACGACGTCTACAACGGCACCGCGCTCGCCGCCACCGTCACGGGCACCTCCGCCACCGTGGGCAACCTGGCTCCGGACACCTCGTACACCTTCACCGTGAAGGCCCGAGACGCGGCCGGCAACGTCTCCCCCGCGTCGAACGCCGTCACCGGCAAGACCCAGCCCGGCGGGAGCAACCCCGGCGCGCTGAAGATCGGCTACTTCACCCAGTGGAGCATCTACGCCCGCGGGTACAGCGTGAAGCAGCTCGACACCTCCGGCTCGGCCGGCCGGCTCACCACGCTCAACTACGCCTTCGCCAACATCCACCCGACCACCAAGCAGTGCTTCATCACCAACAAGGCCGCCGGACCGGACAACGACCCCAACGCGGGCGACGGCGCCGGTGACGCCTGGGCCGACTTCGGCAAGGGCTGGGACGCCGGCAGCTCGGTGGCCGGCACCACCGACACCTGGGACCAGAAGCTGGCGGGCAACTTCAACCAGTTGAAGCAGCTCAAGGCCAAGTACCCCAACCTCAAGATCCAGATCTCGCTGGGCGGTTGGTCGTACAGCAAGTGGTTCTCCGACGCGGCCGCCACCGACGCCTCCCGCAAGGCGCTGGTGAGCTCCTGCATCGACATGTACATCAAGGGCAACCTGCCGGTCATCGACGGCCGCGGCGGCCCGGGCAGCGCGGCCGGCATCTTCGACGGCATCGACCTCGACTGGGAGTGGCCGGCCTCCGGCGGGCACGACGGGAACATCTTCCGCCCGACCGACAAGGCCAACTACACCCTGCTGGCCCAGGAGTTCCGCCGCCAGCTGGACGCCCTCGGCGCCACCACCGCCAAGCACTACACGCTGAGCGCCTTCCTCCCGGCCGACCCGGCGAAGGTCACCGCCGGCATCGACGTCCCCGGGCTGTTCGGCGCCTTCGACTTCGCCACCATCCAGGGCTACGACTACCACGGCGGCTGGGAGATGAGCACCAACCAGCAGTCCGCGATCAAGCTCGCGGCCGGTGACCCGAGCACCCCGGACCGGCAGTTCAGCTCCGAGATCGCCATCAACGCCTACCTCAACGGCGGCGCTCCGAAGAGCAAGCTGACCCTGGGCATCCCGTTCTACGGACGCGGCTGGACGGGGGTGCCGCGCGGCACCACCAACGGCCTGTTCCAGACCGCGACGGGCCCCGGCCCGGGGACGTACGAGGCCGGCTTCGAGGACTACAAGAAGCTCAAGCAGATGGCCACCGGCGGCGGTTACACCATCTACCGGGACCCGGTGGCCGGCCACGCGTACATCTACAACGGGACCGTCCTCTACACCTACGACGACCCGATCGAGATCGCCCGCAAGACCGCCTGGATCAAGTCCCAGGGGCTGGCCGGCGCGATGGTGTGGGCCTTCGACGGTGACACCCCGAACGGCGAACTGATGGCCGCGGTGGACAACGGTCTGAAGTAG
- a CDS encoding nuclear transport factor 2 family protein yields the protein MTIAIAKLSDPTVRAAVAAINANDRAAFTALLTEDATMSDDGADRDLADWIDREIFTSRGHMDVQSESDGGRALIANYSNETWGEMRTAWRFVVDGNRISRFETGQA from the coding sequence GTGACCATCGCCATCGCCAAGCTCTCCGACCCGACCGTCCGGGCCGCCGTCGCCGCGATCAACGCCAACGACCGCGCGGCCTTCACGGCCCTGCTCACCGAGGACGCCACGATGTCCGACGACGGCGCCGACCGTGACCTGGCGGACTGGATCGACCGTGAGATCTTCACCAGCCGCGGCCACATGGACGTCCAGTCCGAGTCGGACGGCGGCCGCGCGCTGATCGCCAACTACAGCAACGAGACCTGGGGCGAGATGCGCACCGCCTGGCGCTTCGTCGTCGACGGCAACCGGATCAGCCGCTTCGAGACCGGCCAGGCCTGA